One genomic region from Physeter macrocephalus isolate SW-GA unplaced genomic scaffold, ASM283717v5 random_24, whole genome shotgun sequence encodes:
- the SEMA6B gene encoding semaphorin-6B, with protein MRTPRAPPPRLALLLLLLLLGGSHGLFPEEPPPLSVAPRDYLNHYPVFVGSGPGHLTPAEGTDDLNIQRVLRVNRTLFIGDRDNLYRVELEPPTSMELRYQRKLTWRSNPSDINVCRMKGKQEGECRNFVKVLLLRDESTLFVCGSNAFNPVCANYSMDTLQPLGDNISGMARCPYDPKHANVALFSEGMLFTATVTDFLAIDAVIYRSLGDRPTLRTVKHDSKWFKEPYFVHVVEWGSHIYFFFREIAMEFNYLEKVVVSRVARVCKNDVGGSPRVLEKQWTSFLKARLNCSVPGDSHFYFNVLRAVTGVVSLGGRPVVLAVFSTPSNSIPGSAVCAFDMTQVAAVFEGRFREQKSPESIWTPVPEDQVPRPRPGCCAAPGMQYNASSAFPDEILNFVKTHPLMDEAVPSLGHAPWIVRTLMRYQLTRVAVDVGAGPWGNQTVVFLGSEAGTVLKFLVWPNASASGTTGPSVFLEEFETYRPDRCGRSGGDETGQRLLSLELDAASGGLLAAFPRCVVRVPVARCQQYSGCMKNCIGSQDPYCGWAPDGSCIFLSPGTRATFEQDVSGASTSGLGDCTGLLRASLSEERAGLVSVNLLVTSSVAAFVVGAVVSGFSVGWYVGLRERRELARRKDKEAILAHGGGEAVLSVSRLGERRAGGPGGRAGGGGGPGVPPEALLAPLMQNGWAKATLLQGGPHDLDSGLLPTPEQTPLPQKRLPTPHPHALGPRAWEHGHALLAASVSSSLLLLAPARAPEPPGEPAPDARLFVARPGRASHGDFPLTPHASPDRRRVVSAPTGPSDPSSAADGLPRPWSPPPTGSLRRPGAHAPPAAALRRTHTINSGEARPRGRHARPGTDLAHLLSYGGPDRTAPPVP; from the exons ATGCGGACCCCGCgagcgccccctccccgcctggCCCtactgctcctgctgctgctactgGGAGGCTCCCACGGCCTCTTCCCCGAGGAGCCGCCGCCACTCAGCGTGGCCCCCAGGGACT acCTGAACCACTATCCTGTGTTCGTGGGCAGCGGGCCAGGACACCTGACCCCCGCAGAGGGCACCGACGACCTCAACATCCAGCGGGTTCTGCGGGTCAACAGGACGCTCTTCATCGGGGACAG GGACAACCTGTACCGGGTGGAGCTGGAGCCCCCCACGTCCATGGAGCTGCGGTACCAGCGG AAGCTGACCTGGCGCTCCAACCCCAGCGACATCAACGTGTGTCGGATGAAGGGCAAGCAGGAG GGCGAGTGTCGAAATTTTGTAAAGGTGCTTCTACTTCGGGACGAATCCACCCTCTTCGTGTGTGGTTCCAATGCCTTCAACCCCGTGTGTGCCAACTACAGC ATGGACACACTGCAGCCCCTCGGGGACAACATCAGCGGCATGGCCCGCTGCCCATACGACCCCAAACACGCCAATGTTGCCCTCTTCTCTG AAGGGATGCTCTTCACAGCCACCGTTACCGACTTCCTAGCCATCGACGCCGTCATCTACCGCAGCCTCGGGGACCGGCCCACTCTGCGCACCGTGAAACACGATTCCAAGTGGTTCAAAG AGCCCTACTTTGTCCACGTGGTGGAATGGGGTAGCCACATCTACTTCTTCTTCCGGGAGATCGCAATGGAGTTTAACTACCTGGAAAAG GTGGTGGTGTCCCGTGTGGCCCGGGTGTGCAAGAATGATGTGGGCGGCTCCCCTCGCGTGCTGGAGAAGCAGTGGACGTCGTTCCTGAAGGCACGGCTCAACTGCTCGGTGCCGGGGGACTCCCACTTCTACTTCAACGTGCTGCGGGCCGTCACGGGCGTGGTCAGCCTGGGGGGCCGGCCCGTGGTCCTTGCTGTTTTCTCCACGCCCAGCAACAG CATCCCCGGCTCGGCCGTCTGCGCCTTTGACATGACACAGGTGGCTGCCGTGTTTGAGGGCCGCTTCCGTGAGCAGAAGTCCCCTGAGTCCATCTGGACACCCGTGCCGGAGGACCAGGTGCCACGGCCCCG GCCCGGGTGCTGTGCGGCTCCCGGCATGCAGTACAATGCCTCCAGCGCCTTCCCGGACGAGATCCTCAACTTCGTCAAGACACACCCCCTGATGGACGAGGCAGTGCCCTCACTGGGCCACGCACCCTGGATCGTTCGGACTCTGATGCG GTACCAGCTGACGCGAGTGGCCGTGGACGTGGGCGCCGGACCCTGGGGCAACCAGACTGTCGTCTTCCTGGGTTCTGAGGCGGGCACTGTCCTCAAGTTCCTTGTCTGGCCCAACGCCAGTGCCTCGGGCACCACCGGGCCCAGTGTCTTCCTGGAGGAGTTTGAGACCTACCGGCCGGACAG GTGTGGACGCTCTGGGGGTGACGAGACAGGGCAGCGGCTGCTGAGCCTGGAGCTGGATGCGGCCTCGGGTGGCCTGCTGGCGGCCTTCCCCCGCTGTGTGGTCCGAGTGCCCGTGGCCCGCTGCCAGCAATACTCAGGATGCATGAA GAACTGTATTGGCAGTCAGGACCCCTACTGCGGCTGGGCCCCGGATGGTTCCTGCATCTTCCTCAGCCCCGGCACCAG AGCCACCTTTGAGCAGGACGTGTCCGGGGCCAGCACCTCAGGCTTAGGGGACTGCACAG GACTGCTGCGGGCCAGCCTCTCGGAGGAGCGCGCCGGCTTGGTGTCGGTGAACCTGCTGGTGACGTCGTCGGTGGCGGCCTTCGTGGTGGGCGCCGTGGTGTCCGGCTTCAGCGTGGGCTGGTACGTGGGGCTCCGGGAGCGGCGCGAGCTGGCCCGCCGCAAGGACAAGGAGGCCATCCTGGCGCACGGGGGCGGCGAGGCCGTGCTGAGCGTGAGCCGCCTGGGCGAGCGCCGGGCGGGCGGCcccgggggccgggccgggggcggcggcgggcccGGGGTTCCCCCCGAGGCCCTGCTGGCGCCCCTGATGCAGAACGGGTGGGCCAAGGCCACGCTGCTGCAGGGCGGCCCCCACGACCTGGACTCGGGGCTGCTGCCCACGCCCGAGCAGACGCCGCTGCCCCAGAAGCGCCTGCCCACCCCGCACCCGCACGCCCTGGGCCCCCGCGCCTGGGAGCACGGCCACGCGCTGCTCGCGGCCTCCGTCTCATCCTCCCTCCTGCTGCTGGCCCCCGCCCGCGCCCCCGAGCCGCCCGGCGAGCCGGCCCCCGACGCCCGCCTCTTCGTCGCGCGGCCCGGCCGCGCCTCCCACGGCGACTTCCCGCTCACCCCCCACGCCAGCCCGGACCGCCGGCGGGTGGTGTCGGCGCCCACGGGCCCCTCGGACCCGAGCTCCGCCGCCGACGGCCTCCCTCGGCCCTGGAGCCCCCCGCCCACCGGCAGCCTCCGGAGGCCGGGCGCGCacgccccgcccgccgccgcgcTGCGCCGCACGCACACGATCAACAGCGGCGAGGCCCGGCCCCGCGGCCGCCACGCCCGGCCCGGCACGGACTTGGCCCACCTCCTCTCGTACGGGGGCCCGGACAGGACTGCGCCCCCCGTGCCCTAG